The following proteins are encoded in a genomic region of Roseofilum reptotaenium CS-1145:
- a CDS encoding Rpn family recombination-promoting nuclease/putative transposase: MKFINPKIDYAFKKIFGSEQSQQILISFLNAIVYDGEKIIQSLTIKNPYNPGQVLNLKDTYLDVKAVLNDGSIVVIEMQVASMAAFDKRVAYNL; this comes from the coding sequence ATGAAATTTATCAACCCCAAGATAGATTATGCCTTCAAAAAAATATTTGGCTCAGAACAAAGCCAACAAATATTAATCAGCTTTCTGAATGCCATCGTTTATGATGGAGAAAAAATCATACAATCCTTAACGATCAAAAACCCCTATAATCCGGGACAAGTTCTCAACTTAAAAGACACCTACTTAGATGTAAAAGCCGTTCTCAATGATGGTTCGATCGTAGTCATAGAAATGCAAGTCGCCTCAATGGCAGCATTTGACAAACGAGTCGCTTACAACCTA